A region of Thermococcus argininiproducens DNA encodes the following proteins:
- the endA gene encoding tRNA-intron lyase, with amino-acid sequence MSEFKFYISGERVFSTMESAINKLYNKRHYGEVISGKLFLSFIEAAYLLEKEWIRVFEGEKELGLEELFEKGRKKDEQFDLKFLVYKDLRDRGYTVKTALKYGSHFRVYRKGMEEHADWLIWVVSESQKMHPNDLIARVRVAHGVRKKMVLAVVDEDNDVVYYQVERVKF; translated from the coding sequence TTGAGCGAGTTCAAATTTTATATCAGTGGAGAGAGGGTTTTCAGTACCATGGAAAGTGCGATAAATAAACTTTATAACAAGAGACATTACGGAGAGGTTATCAGTGGAAAGTTATTTCTCTCATTTATTGAAGCTGCCTATCTCCTTGAAAAAGAGTGGATTAGGGTTTTTGAGGGTGAAAAGGAACTAGGTCTTGAAGAACTTTTTGAAAAAGGTAGAAAGAAAGATGAACAGTTTGACTTAAAATTCTTGGTATACAAGGATCTTAGAGACAGGGGATACACTGTCAAGACTGCTCTTAAATATGGCTCTCATTTTAGAGTATATAGGAAGGGTATGGAAGAGCATGCCGACTGGCTTATCTGGGTTGTAAGTGAGAGTCAAAAAATGCATCCAAATGACTTGATTGCAAGGGTTAGGGTGGCCCATGGAGTGAGGAAAAAGATGGTTCTTGCAGTTGTTGATGAGGATAATGATGTTGTTTATTATCAAGTTGAAAGAGTAAAGTTTTGA
- a CDS encoding replication factor C small subunit: protein MVEAVKEVKEVKILEKPWVEKYRPERLDDIVGQDHIVRRLKHYVKTGSMPHLLLAGPPGTGKTTSSLCLARELFGENWRHNFLELNASDERGINVIREKVKEFARTKPIGGVSFKIIFLDEADALTQDAQQALRRTMEMFSSNVRFILSCNYSSKIIEPIQSRCAIFRFRPLRDEDVAKRLKYIAENEELELTEEGLQAILYVAEGDLRRAINVLQAAAALDVKITDENVFLVASRARPEDVREMMLFALEGNFLKARDKLREILLKQGLSGEDVLIQMHKEVFNLPISEPKKVALADKIGEYNFRLVEGSNEMIQLEALLAQFTLLGKD from the coding sequence ATGGTTGAGGCGGTAAAAGAGGTTAAAGAAGTCAAAATTCTTGAAAAACCTTGGGTTGAAAAGTACAGGCCTGAGAGACTTGATGACATTGTTGGTCAGGATCATATAGTGAGGAGATTGAAGCATTATGTTAAGACTGGTTCGATGCCCCACCTTCTCCTAGCTGGACCACCAGGCACAGGAAAAACGACTTCTTCACTGTGTTTAGCGAGGGAGCTGTTTGGCGAAAACTGGCGTCATAACTTTTTAGAACTCAACGCGAGCGATGAAAGAGGGATAAACGTCATAAGGGAGAAAGTAAAGGAGTTTGCAAGAACAAAGCCTATTGGAGGAGTAAGTTTCAAGATAATATTCCTCGATGAGGCCGATGCTTTAACTCAAGACGCTCAACAAGCCTTGAGAAGAACAATGGAGATGTTCTCAAGCAACGTTCGCTTTATCTTGAGCTGCAACTATTCCTCTAAGATCATTGAGCCCATTCAGAGTAGATGTGCTATTTTCCGCTTCAGACCACTTAGAGATGAAGATGTAGCCAAGAGACTCAAATACATAGCAGAAAATGAAGAATTAGAGCTCACTGAAGAAGGCCTTCAAGCTATACTTTATGTAGCTGAGGGAGACCTGAGAAGGGCTATAAACGTACTTCAAGCAGCTGCAGCTTTGGACGTAAAGATCACTGACGAAAACGTTTTCTTAGTGGCAAGTAGAGCTCGTCCAGAGGATGTTAGGGAAATGATGCTTTTCGCTTTGGAAGGAAATTTCCTTAAAGCTAGGGACAAACTAAGAGAGATTCTTCTTAAACAAGGATTAAGCGGGGAGGATGTTCTTATACAGATGCACAAAGAGGTGTTTAACCTTCCAATAAGTGAGCCAAAGAAAGTGGCCCTCGCAGATAAAATTGGTGAATACAACTTTAGACTTGTTGAAGGTTCCAATGAAATGATCCAACTTGAAGCGTTGCTTGCTCAATTTACATTGCTTGGCAAGGATTAG
- a CDS encoding glycine C-acetyltransferase produces MAKLDWITEELNELKEKGLYVKIRVLQSSQGPWVVVDGKKVLNMCSNNYLGLAAHPKIKEAAIRAILDYGIGAGAVRTIAGTMELHVELEEKLAKFKKREAAILFQSGYNANLGAISALIKKGEDGVFVSEELNHASIIDGMRLSGAPKVIYKHLDMEDLKKKLEEVKSKKKKLIVTDGVFSMDGDLAPLPEIVELAEQYDAMVYVDDAHGEGVLGEHGRGIVDHFNLHDRVDFEMGTLSKAFGVIGGYVAGPEEAIDYLRQRGRPFLFSSAVNPPDVAAAIAAVEILQHSDELVKKLWDNTYFLQKGLRDIGYNLGNTKHPITPVMLYDEKLAQEFSRRLYEEYNIFAQAIVYPTVPLGTARIRLEPSAAHSKEDLQYVIDAFEDLGKKTEFLK; encoded by the coding sequence ATGGCGAAGCTTGATTGGATTACTGAGGAGCTTAATGAACTTAAAGAGAAAGGCCTCTATGTTAAGATTAGAGTCCTTCAAAGTTCTCAAGGCCCCTGGGTTGTTGTGGATGGGAAGAAGGTTCTTAACATGTGTTCCAACAACTACCTTGGCCTTGCCGCACATCCAAAAATCAAAGAAGCCGCAATAAGAGCAATTCTCGACTATGGTATAGGTGCGGGAGCTGTTAGAACTATAGCTGGTACAATGGAACTCCACGTAGAGCTCGAGGAGAAACTGGCAAAATTCAAAAAGAGAGAGGCTGCGATTCTCTTCCAGAGTGGTTATAATGCAAACCTTGGAGCCATTAGTGCCCTCATAAAGAAAGGCGAAGATGGAGTTTTTGTAAGCGAAGAACTCAACCACGCGAGCATCATAGACGGTATGAGATTAAGCGGTGCTCCCAAAGTTATCTACAAGCACCTTGATATGGAAGACCTCAAAAAGAAGCTTGAAGAGGTTAAAAGCAAGAAGAAAAAACTCATAGTCACGGATGGAGTTTTCTCAATGGATGGTGACTTAGCTCCGCTACCAGAAATAGTAGAGTTAGCAGAGCAATATGATGCCATGGTTTATGTGGATGATGCCCATGGTGAGGGTGTTTTAGGAGAACACGGAAGAGGTATAGTGGATCACTTCAATCTCCATGATAGAGTCGACTTCGAGATGGGGACTCTAAGCAAAGCTTTTGGTGTCATCGGGGGTTACGTTGCCGGCCCAGAGGAAGCAATAGATTACCTAAGACAAAGAGGAAGACCCTTCCTATTCTCCAGTGCAGTAAATCCACCAGATGTCGCTGCAGCTATTGCTGCTGTTGAGATTCTTCAACACAGTGATGAGCTCGTCAAAAAGCTTTGGGACAACACATACTTCCTTCAAAAGGGTCTCCGTGATATTGGGTACAATCTTGGAAATACCAAACACCCAATTACCCCAGTGATGCTTTATGATGAAAAACTTGCTCAAGAATTCAGTAGAAGATTATACGAGGAATACAATATTTTTGCACAGGCTATCGTATATCCAACTGTTCCATTAGGAACCGCGAGAATAAGACTTGAACCCTCAGCAGCCCACAGCAAAGAAGACCTACAATATGTAATTGATGCATTTGAGGATCTTGGAAAGAAAACTGAGTTCCTCAAGTGA